From the genome of Planctomycetota bacterium, one region includes:
- a CDS encoding thiolase family protein, whose protein sequence is MTIPVILAAKRTPIGRFFGGLSRVPSPVLGSYAIGGLFAEQPTLKREAEKGAVDEVIMGCVLQAGLGQNPARQAALKAGMPDTQSCVTINKVCGSGLQAVMQAAGAIKAGDASLVIAGGFESMTQAPYFARIRDGAGAPKFGPVQFEDHMQYDGLRCAFECWAMGNAADHIAKAYDVSRADQDRWSARSHQRAAEATKNGWFKGELVALTGEQCLDKKSPGVSADEGIRAESTTESLAKLRPVFDAKDGTVTAGNASQISDGAAALAVASMARAEALGMKPIARILAYHTSGVAPKDIFRAPALAVPAVIAKAGLKVGDIDLFELNEAFAAQTLQNMKEGGIPEDKVNICGGAVALGHPIGCSGARVLTTLIHQLHRTGGKRGVAALCLGGGNAVAMVVEV, encoded by the coding sequence ATGACCATCCCGGTAATCCTCGCGGCCAAACGCACGCCCATCGGCCGGTTCTTCGGCGGGCTGAGCCGCGTCCCGTCGCCCGTGCTGGGCTCGTACGCCATCGGCGGGCTCTTCGCCGAGCAGCCGACGCTGAAGCGCGAGGCCGAGAAGGGCGCCGTCGACGAGGTCATCATGGGCTGCGTGCTGCAGGCCGGACTCGGGCAGAACCCCGCGCGCCAGGCGGCCCTCAAGGCGGGCATGCCCGACACGCAGTCGTGCGTCACGATCAACAAGGTCTGCGGCTCGGGCCTCCAGGCCGTCATGCAGGCCGCCGGCGCCATCAAGGCCGGCGACGCGAGCCTCGTGATCGCGGGCGGGTTCGAGAGCATGACGCAGGCGCCGTACTTCGCCCGCATCCGCGACGGCGCGGGCGCGCCGAAGTTCGGGCCCGTGCAGTTCGAGGACCACATGCAGTACGACGGGCTGCGCTGCGCGTTCGAGTGCTGGGCGATGGGCAACGCCGCCGACCACATCGCCAAGGCGTACGACGTGAGCCGCGCCGACCAGGACCGCTGGAGCGCCCGCAGCCACCAGCGCGCCGCCGAGGCCACCAAGAACGGCTGGTTCAAGGGCGAGCTCGTGGCGCTCACGGGCGAGCAGTGCCTCGACAAGAAGTCTCCCGGCGTGAGCGCCGACGAGGGCATCCGCGCGGAGAGCACGACCGAATCACTCGCCAAGCTCCGCCCGGTCTTCGACGCCAAGGACGGCACCGTCACCGCCGGCAACGCGAGCCAGATCTCCGACGGCGCCGCCGCCCTCGCCGTCGCCAGCATGGCCCGCGCCGAGGCGCTGGGCATGAAGCCGATCGCGCGGATCCTCGCGTACCACACCTCGGGCGTCGCGCCCAAGGACATCTTCCGCGCGCCCGCGCTCGCCGTGCCCGCGGTCATCGCCAAGGCCGGGCTCAAGGTCGGAGACATCGACCTCTTCGAACTCAACGAGGCCTTCGCCGCGCAGACCCTTCAGAACATGAAGGAGGGTGGCATCCCCGAGGACAAGGTGAACATCTGCGGCGGGGCCGTCGCGCTCGGGCACCCCATCGGCTGCTCGGGCGCCCGCGTGCTGACGACGCTCATCCACCAGTTGCACCGCACCGGCGGGAAGCGCGGCGTGGCGGCCCTGTGCCTGGGCGGGGGCAACGCGGTGGCGATGGTCGTCGAGGTGTAA
- a CDS encoding isocitrate lyase/phosphoenolpyruvate mutase family protein produces MPNPQHEVATPGHRLRSLMDAGCVAAPGAFNALAARAIARAGFDACYISGAATSVSAGVPDVGLLTLEHFARAIREASDASGLPVLADADTGFGEAEMVRRTVIEYARAGGAGLHLEDQKFPKRCGHLDGKELVPVDHMAEKVEWAARARDDVDPGFVVCARTDARGVEGLDAAIARAGEYVRAGADMIFPEGLADASEFARFAEAMRRLRGPAGRTGPYVLANMTEFGKTPIIPLSQFASMGYSIVIYPVTLLRVAMGAVTRALETLKRDGSAQGLLNDMQTRAALYDLIGYTPGTPWECPPRRDPPG; encoded by the coding sequence ATGCCCAACCCACAGCACGAGGTCGCGACGCCCGGGCACCGCCTGCGCTCGCTCATGGATGCCGGGTGCGTCGCCGCGCCCGGCGCGTTCAACGCGCTCGCCGCCCGGGCGATCGCCCGCGCCGGGTTCGACGCGTGCTACATCTCGGGAGCCGCGACGAGCGTCTCGGCCGGCGTGCCGGACGTGGGGCTGCTGACGCTCGAGCACTTCGCGCGGGCGATCCGAGAGGCGTCGGACGCGAGCGGGCTGCCCGTCCTTGCCGACGCCGACACCGGGTTCGGCGAGGCGGAGATGGTCCGCCGGACGGTGATCGAATACGCGCGCGCCGGGGGCGCGGGGCTGCACCTCGAGGACCAGAAGTTCCCGAAGCGGTGCGGGCACCTCGACGGCAAGGAACTGGTGCCCGTCGACCACATGGCTGAGAAGGTGGAGTGGGCCGCCCGGGCGCGCGACGACGTCGATCCCGGGTTCGTCGTGTGCGCCCGCACCGATGCGCGGGGGGTGGAGGGGCTCGACGCCGCGATCGCGCGTGCGGGCGAGTACGTCCGGGCCGGCGCGGACATGATCTTCCCCGAGGGGCTGGCCGACGCGTCGGAGTTCGCGCGATTCGCCGAGGCGATGCGACGGCTTCGGGGCCCCGCCGGGCGAACGGGCCCGTACGTGCTCGCGAACATGACCGAGTTCGGCAAGACGCCGATCATCCCGCTCTCGCAGTTCGCGTCGATGGGATACTCGATCGTGATCTACCCCGTCACGCTGCTGCGCGTCGCGATGGGCGCGGTGACGCGGGCGCTCGAGACGCTGAAACGCGACGGCTCGGCGCAGGGTCTGCTCAACGACATGCAGACCCGGGCCGCGTTGTACGACCTCATCGGCTACACGCCCGGCACGCCCTGGGAATGCCCCCCTCGGCGCGACCCGCCCGGCTAG
- a CDS encoding MmgE/PrpD family protein encodes MSDPFVTLPADTNQAQGLARYAIEFMSDDPALAGEPGEAVLERTALFFTDACLCGVSAIALGTNAPVLLRDEAHLYPTPPSGTGTLAGVRWAKGCVRSGVPTFGSRTDVQVEKAIAANCAAVREWDSNGTNFGFNPARGHTAGEFGHNDFYSVALAAAQLRGMDGAFALRGMVLLDEIRGRLAEVFSLKSYKIDHVLHGAIASAATFGAMLGATEDQIESAIGMVVAHHIPFRAIRAGKQLSDSKGASAAISTEAAIVAVRRSMMGFLGPRDIFRNPEAVFRLFEGPGQLFRKVESAGTGIPAHREGNAYASPFDLHLGRAGDDFAVMGMHFKLGLYEHQSAGALQGLINLLARHPHLLEDQTGDCIRSIVVRAYEPAFGIIGDPAKRDPKTRQSADHSMLYLVCTMLRKALELRAARRDFAPSWKDLMLLPHDFGPRALKDPLTRELMGKMSFEHGGADYDAKYPDGIPTSMVITDEEGEAFDSGLVMYPGGHARNDLGPDKIDLHDILSHKFERLAGLATDEPRTLIDRFTALPKAGAGEVARLMDFALNPGARFD; translated from the coding sequence ATGTCCGACCCGTTCGTCACCCTCCCCGCCGACACCAACCAGGCGCAGGGACTCGCGCGGTACGCCATCGAGTTCATGTCCGACGACCCCGCGCTGGCGGGCGAGCCGGGCGAGGCGGTGCTGGAGCGCACCGCGCTCTTCTTCACCGACGCCTGCCTGTGCGGGGTCTCGGCGATCGCGCTGGGCACCAACGCGCCGGTGCTGCTGCGCGACGAGGCGCACCTCTACCCCACGCCCCCGTCGGGCACGGGCACGCTCGCGGGCGTGCGCTGGGCGAAGGGGTGCGTCCGGTCGGGCGTGCCCACGTTCGGCTCGCGGACGGACGTGCAGGTCGAGAAGGCGATCGCCGCGAACTGTGCCGCGGTGCGCGAGTGGGACAGCAACGGGACGAACTTCGGGTTCAACCCCGCGCGCGGGCACACCGCCGGCGAGTTCGGGCACAACGACTTCTACAGCGTCGCCCTCGCGGCGGCCCAGCTGCGCGGGATGGACGGGGCCTTCGCCCTGCGGGGCATGGTGCTGCTCGACGAGATCCGCGGGCGCCTGGCCGAGGTCTTCTCGCTCAAGTCGTACAAGATCGACCACGTGCTGCACGGGGCGATCGCGTCGGCGGCGACCTTCGGGGCGATGCTCGGCGCGACCGAGGACCAGATCGAGAGCGCGATCGGCATGGTCGTGGCGCACCATATCCCCTTCCGCGCGATCCGCGCGGGCAAGCAGCTCTCCGACAGCAAGGGCGCGAGCGCCGCGATCAGCACCGAGGCGGCGATCGTCGCGGTGCGCCGGTCGATGATGGGCTTCCTGGGCCCGCGCGACATCTTCCGCAACCCGGAGGCGGTCTTCCGCCTGTTCGAAGGGCCCGGGCAGTTGTTCCGCAAGGTGGAGTCGGCGGGGACGGGCATCCCCGCGCACCGCGAGGGGAACGCGTACGCGTCGCCGTTCGACCTGCACCTGGGCCGCGCGGGCGACGACTTCGCGGTGATGGGCATGCACTTCAAGCTCGGGCTCTACGAGCACCAGTCGGCGGGGGCGCTGCAGGGGCTCATCAACCTGCTCGCGCGTCACCCGCACCTGCTCGAGGACCAGACGGGCGACTGCATCCGCTCGATCGTCGTGCGCGCGTACGAGCCGGCGTTCGGCATCATCGGCGACCCGGCGAAGCGCGACCCCAAGACCCGCCAGTCCGCGGACCACTCGATGCTGTACCTGGTGTGCACGATGCTGCGCAAGGCCCTGGAACTTCGGGCGGCCCGGCGCGACTTCGCGCCGTCGTGGAAGGACCTCATGCTCCTGCCGCACGACTTCGGCCCGCGCGCCCTCAAAGACCCCCTCACGCGCGAGCTGATGGGGAAGATGTCCTTCGAGCACGGCGGCGCCGACTACGACGCGAAGTACCCCGACGGGATCCCGACGTCGATGGTCATCACCGACGAGGAGGGCGAGGCGTTCGACTCCGGGCTGGTGATGTACCCCGGCGGGCACGCGCGCAACGACCTCGGGCCCGACAAGATCGACCTGCACGACATCCTGTCCCACAAGTTCGAGCGCCTCGCCGGGCTGGCGACGGACGAGCCCCGCACGCTCATCGATAGATTCACCGCGCTGCCCAAGGCCGGCGCGGGCGAGGTCGCGCGGCTCATGGACTTCGCGCTCAACCCCGGCGCGCGGTTCGACTGA
- a CDS encoding OPT/YSL family transporter, with the protein MAIQQLSEEQVRTWTREQKDRWWLENVYRGDMLQLTLRSACVGFVLGGVLSATNLYVGARTGWTLGVGLTSVILSFAMFKVLSRVGMRDMTILENNCTQSIATAAGYMTGPLISGIAAYMWVQNETIPWPKLMVFMVVLSLLGVLVAFPMKRRFINDEQQPFPEGRACGVVLDTLYTADAKVGLFKAKALGIAAGLAGFISFISGESTMKLIQEKWMGLERALVLPHNLDFLYAWMAKTNAEPRIANVTFKQLAINPALDLAMIGAGGLMGIRSASSMLIGAFINFVIVAPLMIKLGEIQPRSGSVEAGDAVFGRAHILNNWSLWWGITIMVVASMVSLFAKPQVFIEAFKGLTGKAKRTTDVLAHIELPSRVSYVGVPIVGGVGVWMAHDWFGVSWWLGALSIPLIIVLTLIAASSTAMTGITPTGSLSKIPQFVFGAADPKHPPTNLMTGVMCVEVASNASNLLMDIKPGYMLGAKPRQQAIGHCIGIIAGALASTPLFYALFLPKYEPGDNIQEKMVSDTFSFPSAVQWKGVSDLVTSIFGEGTGTLLTPSIITSMIIAAVAGLVFEIIRTMSKGRFPISPLAIGLGVVVPPESSFAMFCGAMFFWATHRMYHSKPESTGNLLWIKTHEPICAGIIAGAALVGIGDALVRAFLL; encoded by the coding sequence ATGGCAATCCAGCAGTTAAGCGAAGAACAAGTCCGCACCTGGACGCGCGAGCAGAAAGACCGGTGGTGGCTGGAGAACGTCTACCGGGGCGACATGCTCCAGTTGACGCTCCGTTCGGCGTGCGTGGGGTTCGTGCTCGGCGGGGTGCTGTCCGCGACCAATCTGTACGTGGGCGCGCGGACGGGCTGGACGCTGGGCGTCGGGCTGACGAGCGTGATCCTGTCGTTCGCGATGTTCAAGGTGCTGTCGCGCGTCGGGATGCGCGACATGACGATCCTCGAGAACAACTGCACGCAGTCGATCGCGACCGCCGCGGGGTACATGACCGGCCCGCTCATCTCGGGCATCGCCGCGTACATGTGGGTGCAGAACGAGACGATCCCCTGGCCCAAGCTCATGGTCTTCATGGTCGTGCTCTCGCTGCTGGGCGTGCTCGTCGCGTTCCCGATGAAGCGCCGGTTCATCAACGACGAGCAGCAGCCCTTCCCCGAGGGGCGCGCGTGCGGCGTGGTGCTCGACACCCTCTACACCGCCGACGCCAAGGTCGGGCTCTTCAAGGCCAAGGCGCTGGGCATCGCCGCGGGGCTCGCGGGGTTCATCTCGTTCATCTCGGGCGAGAGCACGATGAAGCTCATCCAGGAGAAGTGGATGGGGCTCGAGCGTGCGCTCGTCTTGCCGCACAACCTCGACTTCCTGTACGCGTGGATGGCCAAGACCAACGCCGAGCCCCGCATCGCGAACGTGACGTTCAAGCAGCTCGCGATCAACCCCGCGCTGGACCTGGCGATGATCGGGGCGGGCGGGCTGATGGGCATCCGCTCGGCGTCGAGCATGCTGATCGGGGCGTTCATCAACTTCGTGATCGTCGCGCCGCTCATGATCAAGCTGGGCGAGATCCAGCCCAGGTCGGGCAGCGTGGAGGCGGGGGACGCGGTCTTCGGGCGGGCGCACATCCTCAACAACTGGTCGCTGTGGTGGGGTATCACCATCATGGTGGTCGCGAGCATGGTGTCGCTGTTCGCCAAGCCGCAGGTGTTCATCGAGGCGTTCAAGGGCCTGACCGGCAAGGCAAAGCGCACGACGGACGTGCTGGCGCACATCGAGCTCCCCTCGCGCGTGTCGTACGTGGGCGTGCCGATCGTGGGGGGAGTGGGCGTGTGGATGGCGCACGACTGGTTCGGCGTGTCGTGGTGGCTGGGGGCGCTCTCCATCCCGCTCATCATCGTCCTCACGCTCATCGCGGCGAGCAGCACCGCCATGACGGGCATCACGCCGACGGGCTCGCTCTCCAAGATCCCGCAGTTCGTCTTCGGCGCCGCCGATCCCAAGCACCCGCCCACGAACCTCATGACGGGCGTCATGTGCGTCGAGGTGGCCAGCAACGCGAGCAACCTGCTCATGGACATCAAGCCGGGCTACATGCTCGGCGCCAAGCCCCGCCAGCAGGCGATCGGGCACTGCATCGGCATCATCGCCGGCGCGCTGGCCTCCACGCCCCTGTTCTACGCGCTCTTCCTGCCCAAGTACGAGCCGGGCGACAACATCCAGGAGAAGATGGTCTCCGACACGTTCTCGTTCCCCTCCGCGGTGCAGTGGAAGGGTGTGTCGGACCTGGTCACCAGCATCTTCGGCGAGGGCACGGGCACGCTGCTCACGCCCTCGATCATCACGTCGATGATCATCGCGGCGGTCGCCGGGCTGGTCTTCGAGATCATCCGGACCATGTCGAAGGGTCGTTTCCCGATCAGCCCGCTGGCCATCGGCCTGGGCGTGGTGGTGCCCCCGGAGTCGTCGTTCGCGATGTTCTGCGGCGCGATGTTCTTCTGGGCGACCCACCGCATGTACCACAGCAAGCCCGAATCGACGGGGAACCTGCTCTGGATCAAGACTCACGAGCCGATCTGCGCTGGCATCATCGCGGGGGCGGCGCTCGTCGGCATCGGCGACGCGCTGGTCAGGGCGTTCCTGCTGTAG
- a CDS encoding CPBP family intramembrane glutamic endopeptidase, with the protein MDPGPDVLAPAVSPRAGRAGRLAKWVEFIALFAVLPGVLAAGSVKALWLMLFGGAAVCLTLLLTDPTFDRRQLWNARAVPGRIGRVLGLWSLGVLVLGAIVLIFQPGWFLAFPRERPALWAAVMLLYPMLSVFPQTIVFRTFIMHRYRTIFPSDGAMLWASALAFAWGHIIFRNEVALTLTLAGGLIFSYTYQQSRSTLLSAIEHALYGCAVFTLGLGRPLYMGAN; encoded by the coding sequence ATGGATCCCGGCCCGGATGTGCTCGCGCCTGCCGTATCGCCCCGCGCGGGGCGGGCGGGGCGCCTCGCCAAGTGGGTTGAGTTCATCGCGCTCTTCGCGGTGCTGCCGGGGGTGCTCGCCGCGGGGAGTGTGAAGGCCCTGTGGCTGATGCTCTTCGGCGGAGCCGCGGTGTGTCTCACGCTGCTGCTCACGGACCCGACGTTCGACCGGCGTCAACTCTGGAACGCCCGGGCGGTGCCCGGACGCATCGGGCGGGTGCTGGGGCTGTGGTCGCTGGGCGTGCTCGTGCTCGGGGCGATCGTGCTGATCTTCCAGCCCGGGTGGTTCCTGGCGTTCCCGCGCGAGCGCCCCGCGCTGTGGGCCGCGGTGATGCTGCTGTACCCGATGCTCTCGGTGTTCCCGCAGACGATCGTGTTCCGCACGTTCATCATGCACCGCTACCGGACCATCTTCCCGTCGGACGGCGCGATGCTGTGGGCGAGCGCGCTCGCGTTCGCGTGGGGGCACATCATTTTCCGCAATGAGGTGGCGCTCACGCTCACGCTGGCCGGCGGGCTGATTTTCTCGTACACGTATCAGCAGTCGAGGTCGACCCTGCTGTCGGCGATCGAGCACGCGCTGTACGGGTGCGCGGTCTTCACGCTGGGCCTGGGGCGCCCGCTGTACATGGGCGCGAACTGA
- a CDS encoding NAD-dependent deacylase produces the protein MNPRRDEPAPLALLARRLRDARRVVAITGAGVSAESGLRTFRGATVADLPADMQALWKEFDPASLATPEAFDANPAMVTKWYDWRRLGCLAAEPNPGHAALAELEHQLHARGGTLTLLTQNVDRLHQRAGSTNVVELHGSIIDWRCTRTGRRVTPDAAPMPAFPPPSPFDPAGLLRPDVVWFGEALPEDALTRAGEAAVECDVFLSLGTSAVVYPAAAFSRLASSHGAFTGEINLEATPISNSVDVSIRARTGDALPRVVELAFGEG, from the coding sequence GTGAACCCGCGCCGCGACGAGCCCGCGCCGCTCGCCCTCCTCGCGCGGCGTCTCCGCGACGCGCGGCGCGTCGTCGCCATCACCGGCGCGGGCGTCTCGGCCGAGTCCGGCCTGCGGACCTTCCGCGGCGCCACCGTCGCCGATCTGCCCGCCGACATGCAGGCCCTGTGGAAGGAGTTCGACCCCGCCTCGCTCGCCACGCCCGAGGCGTTCGACGCCAACCCCGCGATGGTCACGAAGTGGTACGACTGGCGGCGCCTCGGCTGCCTGGCGGCGGAGCCCAACCCCGGGCACGCGGCACTGGCCGAACTCGAACACCAGTTGCACGCCCGGGGCGGAACGCTCACGCTGCTCACGCAGAACGTCGACCGCCTGCATCAGCGGGCCGGCAGCACGAACGTCGTGGAACTGCACGGCTCCATCATCGACTGGCGCTGCACCCGCACAGGCCGGCGCGTCACGCCCGACGCCGCGCCCATGCCCGCGTTTCCGCCGCCGTCGCCGTTTGACCCCGCGGGGCTGCTGCGCCCGGACGTCGTGTGGTTCGGCGAGGCGCTGCCCGAGGACGCGCTCACCCGCGCGGGCGAGGCGGCGGTCGAGTGCGACGTGTTTCTCTCGCTGGGGACGAGCGCCGTCGTGTACCCGGCCGCGGCGTTCAGCCGCCTCGCGTCGTCGCACGGCGCGTTCACCGGCGAGATCAACCTGGAAGCGACGCCGATCTCGAACTCGGTCGACGTGTCGATCCGCGCGCGCACGGGCGACGCGCTGCCGCGAGTCGTGGAACTGGCGTTCGGCGAGGGCTAG
- a CDS encoding S41 family peptidase, whose amino-acid sequence MTIARRGVLGALIVLACLAGACGTRPARTDVAPTPARPLSGEYIATLHTTYVGPLRFRMAAEPTPDGFKANTPPGVAWDRMGGLERLLGPVVAPYLFPRGMILTWESELPTDDGPGQGSIGVGTMDVMRIRTRMTSMTEPIEVRFRDGRLIALLTLEREPASWSPPDYPALAASIREAMPATLFNPSLARGAQVRRYLADLEQSAALARDDAEFLFGAFFAARANLKITAPLMYPRDDALSRALFAGRAATPQPYRVVHDPATGICTVQFDAFIDDALVDRAFLAALAPAPKAVILDLRSCSGVDLSSLRAASWLIGEPLDAGVYFSGAARDQTLDERGRTAGSITFGPTDASPDLTARLETMGAARITVQPREGAFTGPLVVLTSSRTSSTGESLAIALGASRAMKVIGERTAGKPLLAREADLGQGWALRVAGYDYLSPDGESYTGNGYSPDIRTSREVAPRRATGVLRAALGLPEQPDEPDTGRPGPSEVGPSRAGAASTAGTP is encoded by the coding sequence ATGACCATCGCCCGCCGCGGCGTCTTGGGCGCCCTGATCGTCCTCGCCTGCCTGGCCGGCGCGTGCGGCACGCGCCCCGCCCGCACCGATGTCGCCCCCACCCCCGCCCGCCCGCTCTCGGGCGAGTACATCGCGACGCTCCACACGACCTACGTCGGCCCGCTCCGCTTCCGCATGGCCGCCGAACCCACCCCCGACGGGTTCAAGGCCAACACCCCGCCCGGGGTCGCCTGGGACCGCATGGGCGGGCTCGAACGCCTGCTCGGGCCGGTGGTCGCTCCCTACCTCTTCCCTCGCGGCATGATCCTCACCTGGGAATCGGAGCTCCCCACCGACGACGGGCCCGGCCAGGGCTCCATCGGCGTGGGCACCATGGACGTCATGCGCATCCGCACCCGCATGACCTCGATGACCGAGCCCATCGAGGTCCGCTTCCGTGACGGACGCCTCATCGCCCTGCTCACCCTCGAGCGCGAGCCCGCGTCGTGGTCGCCCCCGGACTACCCCGCCCTCGCCGCGAGCATCCGCGAGGCCATGCCCGCGACGCTGTTCAACCCCTCCCTCGCGCGCGGCGCGCAGGTCCGTCGCTACCTCGCCGACCTCGAGCAGTCCGCCGCCCTGGCGCGCGACGACGCCGAGTTCCTGTTCGGGGCGTTTTTCGCGGCCCGGGCCAACCTCAAGATCACCGCGCCCCTGATGTACCCGCGCGACGACGCGCTGTCCCGTGCGCTCTTCGCGGGGCGGGCGGCCACGCCCCAGCCGTACCGCGTCGTGCACGACCCCGCCACCGGCATCTGCACCGTGCAGTTCGACGCGTTCATCGACGACGCGCTGGTCGATCGCGCGTTCCTCGCCGCACTCGCCCCTGCCCCCAAGGCGGTCATCCTGGACCTGCGCAGTTGCAGCGGCGTGGACCTGTCGTCGCTGCGGGCCGCCTCGTGGCTCATCGGCGAGCCCCTCGACGCGGGCGTGTACTTCTCGGGCGCGGCCCGGGATCAGACGCTGGACGAGCGCGGGCGCACGGCCGGATCGATCACGTTCGGCCCGACCGACGCCTCGCCCGATCTCACGGCGCGCCTCGAAACGATGGGGGCCGCCCGCATCACGGTGCAGCCCCGCGAGGGCGCGTTCACCGGGCCGCTCGTGGTGCTGACGTCGTCGCGGACGAGTTCGACGGGCGAGTCGCTGGCGATCGCGCTGGGCGCGTCGCGGGCGATGAAGGTCATCGGGGAGCGCACCGCGGGCAAGCCGCTGCTGGCGCGCGAGGCGGACCTGGGGCAGGGCTGGGCGCTGCGGGTGGCGGGGTACGACTATCTCTCGCCCGACGGCGAGTCGTACACGGGCAACGGCTATTCGCCCGACATCCGCACGTCGCGCGAGGTCGCCCCCCGCCGGGCGACGGGCGTTCTGCGGGCGGCGCTGGGCCTGCCCGAGCAGCCGGACGAGCCCGACACCGGTAGGCCCGGCCCGAGCGAGGTTGGCCCGAGCCGGGCCGGCGCGGCCTCTACAGCAGGAACGCCCTGA
- a CDS encoding TIGR00266 family protein, with protein MSADVIDHRIEGEDLQAVIVTLDPGEAVVAEAGAMMYMQDGIEMGTSLSMKKDGGGIFGRLFEAGKRLVTGDSFFITFFTNNGRARADVGFAAPYPGKIVPVELADYGGTLTCQKDSFLCAARGVEIDIAFSKRIGAGLFGGEGFILQKLTAPGGRGTAFLHAGGTVIQYTLRPGESLRVDTGCLVAFQPGVDYDIQMVPGIKNKLFGGEGLFYVHLTGPGTVWLQTLPFSRMADRILAATRGGKEEGSILGGIGRVLDGDNA; from the coding sequence ATGAGCGCGGACGTGATCGACCATCGGATCGAGGGCGAGGACCTGCAGGCGGTGATCGTGACGCTCGACCCGGGCGAGGCGGTCGTGGCCGAGGCCGGGGCGATGATGTACATGCAGGACGGGATCGAGATGGGCACGTCCCTCTCGATGAAGAAGGACGGGGGCGGGATCTTCGGGCGTCTGTTCGAGGCCGGCAAGCGCCTGGTGACCGGCGACTCGTTCTTCATCACGTTCTTCACGAACAACGGGCGTGCGCGGGCCGACGTCGGGTTCGCCGCGCCCTACCCGGGCAAGATCGTGCCGGTCGAACTCGCGGACTACGGCGGGACGCTCACGTGCCAGAAGGACTCGTTCCTCTGCGCCGCACGGGGCGTAGAGATCGACATCGCCTTCTCCAAGCGCATCGGCGCGGGGCTCTTCGGGGGCGAGGGGTTCATCCTGCAGAAGCTCACGGCGCCCGGCGGGCGCGGGACGGCCTTCCTGCACGCCGGCGGCACGGTCATCCAGTACACGCTGCGTCCGGGCGAGTCGCTCCGCGTCGACACCGGCTGCCTCGTGGCGTTCCAGCCCGGCGTCGACTACGACATCCAGATGGTCCCGGGCATCAAGAACAAGCTCTTCGGGGGGGAGGGGCTGTTCTATGTTCACCTCACCGGCCCCGGCACGGTGTGGCTCCAAACCCTGCCCTTCTCGCGCATGGCCGACCGCATCCTGGCGGCGACCCGCGGCGGGAAGGAAGAGGGCTCCATCCTCGGCGGCATCGGACGCGTGCTCGACGGCGACAACGCCTAG
- a CDS encoding alpha/beta hydrolase yields MRPTPMPRVLWVLLGAVLALASGCRSSYTRLVDEDSIGSLATLKDGYVRAARRTSLVPTSGVSGAPLRVALHALGPGDRSTLVVALHGVFADSDAWRFVAGDLAGDHDLLLIDLPGCGASDKPDPAEVPETTYTLADTTRRVMEALQLHLRERAGPTPRVVLLAHSYGGAVAIRMFGDPALRRDFPDVVAAVESLALVAPLDVAVEKMHPLLLELSRVSGVEVWSARRLGLLRERVASGMLDSSFHPHRALRQEADTKIRVLSDEASRRSMQAMLNRAVPSRGMRPDWERIDPIVASYRRVDRPTLIIWGVHDEVLPVSMGYKLAAQLPAARLVTVGGAMHSLPLEQPELVATLVREFLAGSTIGRAVPAPVEIPAP; encoded by the coding sequence ATGCGTCCGACGCCGATGCCGCGCGTGCTGTGGGTGCTCCTGGGCGCGGTGCTCGCGCTCGCGTCGGGATGCCGCTCGTCGTACACACGCCTGGTAGACGAGGACTCCATCGGCTCGCTCGCGACGCTGAAGGACGGGTACGTTCGGGCGGCCCGCCGCACCTCGCTCGTGCCGACATCAGGCGTGAGCGGCGCGCCGCTGCGCGTCGCGCTGCACGCGCTGGGCCCGGGCGACCGTTCCACGCTGGTGGTGGCGCTGCACGGGGTGTTCGCCGATTCGGACGCGTGGCGCTTCGTGGCGGGCGACCTGGCCGGCGACCATGACCTGCTCCTCATCGACCTGCCCGGGTGCGGCGCGAGCGACAAGCCCGACCCCGCGGAGGTGCCCGAGACGACCTACACCCTGGCCGACACGACCCGTCGCGTGATGGAGGCGCTGCAACTACACCTGCGCGAGCGCGCCGGGCCGACGCCCCGCGTGGTGCTTCTCGCGCACTCCTACGGCGGGGCGGTGGCCATCCGCATGTTCGGCGACCCCGCGCTGCGCCGGGACTTCCCCGATGTCGTTGCGGCGGTCGAGTCGCTCGCCCTCGTCGCGCCCCTGGACGTCGCGGTCGAGAAGATGCACCCCCTGCTGCTCGAGCTGTCGCGGGTCTCGGGCGTGGAGGTCTGGAGCGCGCGCCGGCTCGGCCTGCTGCGCGAGCGGGTCGCGTCGGGCATGCTCGACAGCTCGTTCCACCCGCACCGGGCGCTCCGCCAAGAGGCGGACACGAAGATCCGCGTGCTCTCCGACGAAGCCTCCCGGCGCTCGATGCAGGCGATGCTCAACCGCGCGGTGCCCTCGCGCGGGATGCGCCCCGACTGGGAGCGCATCGACCCCATCGTCGCGTCGTACCGGCGCGTGGATCGGCCGACGCTCATCATCTGGGGCGTGCACGACGAGGTGCTCCCCGTCTCGATGGGGTACAAGCTCGCCGCCCAGCTCCCCGCGGCCCGCCTCGTCACCGTCGGCGGCGCCATGCACTCGCTCCCCCTCGAGCAGCCCGAGCTGGTCGCGACGCTCGTCCGCGAGTTCCTCGCGGGAAGCACCATCGGCCGGGCCGTGCCCGCGCCCGTCGAGATCCCCGCCCCGTGA